A genome region from Salvelinus alpinus chromosome 26, SLU_Salpinus.1, whole genome shotgun sequence includes the following:
- the LOC139554468 gene encoding ly-6/neurotoxin-like protein 1, giving the protein MKSNILIALTVLVVFIAVAQSLTCKQCSVGIFGTCFLPTNMVCDNSTLNCFTGEANFNATGALKLHTRGCLDTDLCGKTFTATIIGAGITSSFSCCQTDLCNGASSVQVSVTVALSAALMAWGV; this is encoded by the exons ATGAAGAGTAATATTTTGATTGCGCTGACTGTCCTGGTGGTCTTCATAGCAGTGG CCCAGTCCTTGACCTGTAAGCAGTGCAGTGTGGGGATCTTTGGGACATGTTTCCTTCCCACAAACATGGTGTGTGACAACTCCACTCTCAACTGCTTCACCGGAGAAGCAA ATTTCAATGCCACTGGGGCTCTGAAACTCCACACCCGTGGTTGTCTGGACACAGACCTGTGTGGCAAGACCTTCACTGCAACCATCATTGGTGCTGGTATCACGAGCAGCTTCTCATGCTGCCAGACAGACCTGTGTAACGGGGCCAGCTCCGTCCAGGTCTCTGTGACTGTAGCCCTCAGCGCCGCCCTGATGGCCTGGGGCGTTTAG
- the LOC139554464 gene encoding chloride intracellular channel protein 1-like isoform X1, translating to MSDEDRLQVELFVKAGSDGQSIGNCPFSQRLFMVLWLKGVTFNVTTVDMKRKPDILKDLAPGAQPPFLLYGTEVKTDTNKIEEFLEENLSPPKYPRLASRSPESNTAGLDVFSKFSAYIKNSNPQLHDHLEKGLLKALKKLDDYLGSPLPDEIDENSADDVTSSSRPFLDGQVLTLADCNLLPKLNIVKVVCLKYRIFSIPKSLSNLWRYLDAAYAREEFSSTCPNDTEIHIAYSAVAKALK from the exons ATGAGTGACGAAGATAGACTTCAAGTTGAACTTTTTGTTAAG GCAGGCAGTGATGGCCAGAGCATTGGCAACTGTCCATTCTCTCAGCGTCTCTTCATGGTGCTGTGGCTTAAAGGAGTCACTTTCAACGTCACCACCGTGGACATGAAGAG GAAACCAGACATCCTTAAGGACCTGGCCCCTGGCGCTCAGCCCCCCTTCCTGCTCTACGGGACGGAGGTGAAAACCGACACCAACAAGATAGAAGAGTTCCTGGAGGAGAACCTGTCCCCTCCAAA GTACCCACGCCTGGCATCCAGGAGCCCTGAGTCTAACACAGCCGGCCTAGACGTGTTCTCCAAGTTCTCAGCCTACATCAAGAATTCAAACCCCCAGCTCCATGACC ACCTAGAGAAAGGCTTGCTCAAGGCCCTGAAGAAGCTAGACGACTACCTTGGCTCCCCACTTCCTGACGAGATTGACGAGAATAGCGCTGATGATGTCACTTCCTCCTCCCGTCCCTTCCTGGATGGGCAGGTCCTCACTCTGGCCGACTGCAACTTGCTTCCCAAGCTGAACATTGTCAAG GTGGTGTGTCTGAAGTATCGCATTTTCTCCATCCCTAagtctctctccaacctgtgGCGGTACCTGGACGCTGCGTACGCCCGCGAGGAGTTCTCCTCTACCTGCCCCAACGACACAGAGATACACATCGCCTACTCAGCCGTGGCTAAAGCACTTAAGTAG
- the LOC139554464 gene encoding chloride intracellular channel protein 1-like isoform X2, with protein sequence MVLWLKGVTFNVTTVDMKRKPDILKDLAPGAQPPFLLYGTEVKTDTNKIEEFLEENLSPPKYPRLASRSPESNTAGLDVFSKFSAYIKNSNPQLHDHLEKGLLKALKKLDDYLGSPLPDEIDENSADDVTSSSRPFLDGQVLTLADCNLLPKLNIVKVVCLKYRIFSIPKSLSNLWRYLDAAYAREEFSSTCPNDTEIHIAYSAVAKALK encoded by the exons ATGGTGCTGTGGCTTAAAGGAGTCACTTTCAACGTCACCACCGTGGACATGAAGAG GAAACCAGACATCCTTAAGGACCTGGCCCCTGGCGCTCAGCCCCCCTTCCTGCTCTACGGGACGGAGGTGAAAACCGACACCAACAAGATAGAAGAGTTCCTGGAGGAGAACCTGTCCCCTCCAAA GTACCCACGCCTGGCATCCAGGAGCCCTGAGTCTAACACAGCCGGCCTAGACGTGTTCTCCAAGTTCTCAGCCTACATCAAGAATTCAAACCCCCAGCTCCATGACC ACCTAGAGAAAGGCTTGCTCAAGGCCCTGAAGAAGCTAGACGACTACCTTGGCTCCCCACTTCCTGACGAGATTGACGAGAATAGCGCTGATGATGTCACTTCCTCCTCCCGTCCCTTCCTGGATGGGCAGGTCCTCACTCTGGCCGACTGCAACTTGCTTCCCAAGCTGAACATTGTCAAG GTGGTGTGTCTGAAGTATCGCATTTTCTCCATCCCTAagtctctctccaacctgtgGCGGTACCTGGACGCTGCGTACGCCCGCGAGGAGTTCTCCTCTACCTGCCCCAACGACACAGAGATACACATCGCCTACTCAGCCGTGGCTAAAGCACTTAAGTAG